caaacatgaactcagccaatattagtctcttgttaaaaccttgttaagaccctgcatttcctaccagctatcgcccaatttcccttattaatgttgatctcgaaataatttgtaaagccctggcaaaaagattagagaaggtaacccccttcataatacaccctgaccaaactggtttcatcaagggtagtcatccacaaactcacgtagattacttaatttgatagatttctcttacagtagaaactagtatattatctctagatgcagaaaaggcttttgatagagttaacttaatttatatcttatgaagatgtgtatgagtgtagataatgtttAAACCAACCTTTCGCCGACCTTTGATCTTGCACAGCGTGCCCAGCCCATTCGCCTCCTGTTGGAGTACACTGGTACCAAGTACCAGGAAAAGTTCTATGTCTGTGGTGAAGGTAAATGACCTTTTCAGCTAACAGATAAGCAGGAATCATATTTTAATTAAAGATCTAAACCACATTTGTCTCACACAGCTCCTAACTATGATATAAGCAGCTGGTTAAATGAAAAACACAAACTTGAAATGGACTTTCCCAATGTAAGAAAGCTCTTCTTCAGTATGTTAATTTTAATGTGGGTTTTTAATTCATGACAATAAGATTTTCTACCCTTACGATAGTTACCTTACCTGCTGGACGGAGACAGGAAGATTGTGCAGAGCATGGCCATAATGAGATACATCGCTCGTAAGCACAATATGTGTAAGTAAAGTAGaaaagttctttttttttaatctctacatatatatttgatattttacaaaATTTTTGGTGTGGTTTCTCAGTTCAGTAACTTTGATCTGAAAACAGGTGGCGAGACGGAGGATGAAAAGGTCCGAGTGGACATTCTGGAGAACCAGGCTGCAGACTTTATAACTGGTTTTGTGAGGATTTGTTACTCTGACTTTGTGAGTACATCATCATACTACATCTGATGCAATTTCACACAACTAAAATCTCCAAAACAACACTGATCTCATGTCTCTGAAATCAGGACAAAATGAAGCCAGGGTACCTGAAAAGTCTTCCAGGAGGGCTGCAGCAGTTCTCTGGTTTCTTGGGAGACAAGAAGTGGTTTGCTGGTGACAAGGTAAGTTATTCTTATTAAAACACGAGGGGCGTCACCCGGTCTATGGTCAATCAGGTTTCCCATTTGGTCCAGAGAGCACAGAAATCACACACTGCACATTTACCTTagaggtgtggtttactcatttattcaatacatttgcagtcttCTCTGGTGAAAATCAATGCCATATGAGTAATTTTAAATAAAGCTATGATTcttctgttctgagatgcagaagtctgCTGTTgctgaggtgggctgaaaacagcaggattactcattattattaatgatatgcacacaccttctGATCAGCTAACAGAACACGTTCAGcaaatgttgcaaagtcactgttAAAGTCACTAGTCACACCAAGACACTCTCTGTTCTCTCACTTGCTGCAAAAAAAACTTATTTAAAAGCCTTCCTGTGAGCGggcacaagccaagatgggtgaggccatgaatgcaaattcacagtgtgacatagatatgtgaggattttcaaatcctcccatttcattgtttattttctatcagaagctaattcagaggataggtgtaggagactgttttcatgttcagcctgtataaaaactctgagtgaccgattatattcagaaataataattaaattaaagGTTttgtcagtcaaccacacctttaagatggTGTAATAACGTGTATAATAAGAAAATGTTTTGTTTGGACATCCAGTATCCAGAACAACTCAGACTCTGTTTGGTTAGATGAatggaaataaaaacacaaaattggaTCATGAAGTCACATATTTTTGTCAGTTATAAACTTTGAGTTAAAATTCACATTAGTAATTTCTGTTTTCTTGAAAATAGATCACCTATGTGGACTTCGTCATGTATAATCTGTTGGATGTGCACAAGATGTTTCAACCTTCTTGCCTGGACGACTTTAAGAACCTCAAAGAATTTTTGGACCATTTTGAGGTGAGAACAAGCAGATGTTGTCTAATCCCAATGCTAATTTGGGGTCTTAAATGGGATTATTTCTGCATTATTCTCCTTACAGGACATGAGGGAATGAATAAGTATATTTAATGTATTTTTCTGTATCATTTATAGGCTCTGGAGAAGATTGCTGTCTACATGAAATCAAGCAAATACATAAAGGCTCCTGTCAACACCAAGATGGCTAAATGGGGGAACAAGAAGGAGTGAAAAATCATTCCTTTATTCAACAGAGAAATATTTGAGTTGAAATTTTCACAAGTACTGGCATATTTACAGTAGTATATATATAGTGTATTTGTTATGTTACTTATGAAATCTTCATCATTTTACCTTCACAAGATGATTTGAGTCCTTTCTGAACCCATTTTTAGTTTCTGAATTATGAAAAATAATGTACTTAATTTGTGAAGATGTGGAGGTAGAAATATTAAACATGACTAACTACAATGTCCTTTTTTCTAACTCTAATTAGGTGTCTTTTTTAGTCCACTGTTAATTAGTGAAATGTAACTATTTTCACCCCTTCATCAAATGACACCACTTCTTATATTCATTTTACTCTCAAATTACTTTAGATGAATGCAGCAATTGTTTGAAAATTCAAATATCCCAGAGATGTGCTAAATCACATATGTCAGagccaaggcccgcgggccagatgcggcccgcggagcatttttatgtggcccgcgagataaatatcaaaaatatattaaaactggcccgctggccgattttaccgcaaagacttcgactcccatgatgctttgcggcatcagcgcggaggcgacgtgccccctcctttgtgttttttccagcccgaggcagtcaggggtagttgggtgtctgcagctccgctgtttcggacaaactacactcctctcactcagcgccgagttcgctcagctgttttctgacgttgaagcccagaaacggagattttagccgctcagtaatgtgttcatgactgaaagagaaagttttcaaactaacgtccagacagagatgATATTTCAGCTATAACTCCAgcaagcagcgacacgctcaaaccagcacggctctgtggttgtgtttccttcccgacacacaacaacgtggtcaagctgctcagacatgttcatcagcacaaacctatgtgagcacctgttgtcatctaatgttgtcattattatgatgaagatgaacaaaacaacaggagtttcctcagctcagatcagccccatgatgcaggtgtctggctggaacagatgagcgtcacagtaaaccagtggagcaaactgagctttaaatatttaggttttatgctctttttctgctccaaaacatgaaagttaacgggtgagatgttgcattttcatttaagataaaatgatatttttattttgttgttggcccgtgagaaaagatttaacctacagtaaacaggaagtggaaaggctgcagatagataaaTAGAATGGAAAAtatctttattgttcctcagtggggaaagctagacatcacagcagcgatgacacgtattacaggagaaaaaaaggagaataaaaaataagaaaaatgaataaacaagaaaacataaatcctgaatagattttaaaaatgctgaatataccacaagtaatgaataccactgatgccttttatttaaaacggacttgctcgtgtgtaatttggttattccacattcagtgttaatgcagaaatatgtttgtttccaaatttaaaggttcaaaattgcatatatgttgataaagaaatcgtgcaaatttgccgtcactttttcaaaaaatattaagtttggccctcgactccgtcccagagtttcatttcggccccgtgtgagtttgagtttgacactccTGTGCTAAATTGATGTTTTAACATCCATACATCATCTCTGAAGTGAAGATCTAATGTTTCCATTTTTAATCAGTAAGCTCTTTTAGGCTCCTACTTTAGATTTTAATTCTTGTGACATGAATGAGGTTGAGAGAGCATTATAATTGTGCTGTTTGGGAAAAATGAATAACTTCTTAACAGCAGTCAGGAGAAGGGAGAGGGGATTATCACCAGGCCAACACACAGATGCTATTTTTATGTGTGACACACAATCACATAGACGCATCTAGGCTCT
The sequence above is a segment of the Nothobranchius furzeri strain GRZ-AD chromosome 15, NfurGRZ-RIMD1, whole genome shotgun sequence genome. Coding sequences within it:
- the LOC107390637 gene encoding glutathione S-transferase Mu 1, giving the protein MWAKTAMTLAYWDIRGRAQPIRLLLEYTGTKYQEKFYVCGEAPNYDISSWLNEKHKLEMDFPNLPYLLDGDRKIVQSMAIMRYIARKHNMCGETEDEKVRVDILENQAADFITGFVRICYSDFDKMKPGYLKSLPGGLQQFSGFLGDKKWFAGDKITYVDFVMYNLLDVHKMFQPSCLDDFKNLKEFLDHFEALEKIAVYMKSSKYIKAPVNTKMAKWGNKKE